One region of Dehalococcoidia bacterium genomic DNA includes:
- a CDS encoding ABC transporter ATP-binding protein codes for MNGEALLRIEARRRLKGFELDVHLVSDRGRTVIFGPSGSGKSMTLRAIAGVERLDAGVIEVCGSTLFDSARGIDLAPRARRVGYVPQGYALFPHMTVEENILYGAPERGAAGLAPRALLELTGLSGLEKRRPRELSGGQQQRVALARALASEPMLLLLDEPFSALDVALRRQLRDEVIDLQRRTHTPLLAVTHDLQDAFELGERIVVISQGRVLQQGSREDLFYRPVSKEVARLVGMRNLLEARVVGPCPGGIVVDWHGHRLEAETPERLAAGERVTLSVRPSQVMVRREEDAEGRHRNTIEGRLVEEVVTPEGYRLKFQPSGSGESIEIELSGYTYFRLGLDRRKEIEVSIRPDALHVIAG; via the coding sequence CTCCTACGTATCGAGGCCAGGCGACGCCTCAAGGGCTTCGAGCTAGACGTCCACCTCGTCAGCGACCGGGGTCGCACCGTGATCTTCGGGCCCTCCGGCAGTGGTAAGAGCATGACGCTACGCGCCATCGCGGGGGTCGAGAGGCTCGACGCCGGCGTGATCGAGGTCTGCGGGAGCACGCTCTTCGACAGTGCGCGCGGCATCGACCTGGCGCCACGCGCGCGGCGTGTCGGTTATGTGCCCCAGGGTTATGCCCTCTTCCCGCACATGACGGTGGAGGAGAACATCCTCTACGGCGCGCCGGAACGCGGGGCGGCCGGGCTCGCACCGAGAGCCCTCCTCGAACTCACGGGCCTCTCCGGACTGGAGAAACGGCGTCCCCGGGAGCTGTCCGGAGGGCAGCAGCAGAGAGTTGCCCTTGCCCGGGCGCTGGCCAGCGAGCCGATGCTGCTCCTGCTCGATGAGCCCTTCAGCGCGCTCGACGTGGCGCTTCGCCGCCAGTTACGGGACGAGGTGATCGACCTGCAACGGCGCACCCACACCCCGCTGCTGGCCGTCACCCACGACCTACAGGACGCCTTCGAGCTGGGCGAGAGGATCGTGGTGATCTCGCAAGGAAGAGTGCTTCAGCAAGGCTCTCGCGAGGACCTGTTCTACCGGCCTGTGTCGAAAGAGGTCGCCAGGCTGGTGGGCATGCGCAACCTCCTGGAGGCGCGCGTGGTCGGCCCGTGCCCTGGAGGCATCGTGGTCGACTGGCACGGCCACCGGCTGGAAGCGGAGACGCCGGAGCGTCTCGCCGCGGGCGAAAGGGTCACGCTTTCGGTGCGGCCCAGCCAGGTGATGGTGCGGCGCGAAGAAGACGCCGAAGGCAGGCACCGCAACACCATCGAAGGACGCCTCGTCGAGGAGGTCGTGACTCCCGAGGGGTACCGGCTGAAGTTCCAGCCGTCTGGCAGCGGCGAGAGCATCGAGATCGAGCTTTCGGGCTACACGTATTTCCGCCTGGGCCTCGACCGCCGCAAGGAGATCGAGGTCTCCATCCGGCCCGATGCCCTGCACGTAATCGCGGGCTGA
- a CDS encoding UdgX family uracil-DNA binding protein (This protein belongs to the uracil DNA glycosylase superfamily, members of which act in excision repair of DNA. However, it belongs more specifically to UdgX branch, whose founding member was found to bind uracil in DNA (where it does not belong), without cleaving it, appears to promote DNA repair by a pathway involving RecA, rather than base excision.), whose product MQEQQETTAAPFVPPTGDLGELRAAAAGCRGCELYKRGTQTVFGAGPGHARLMLVGEQPGEQEDVQGAPFVGPAGKMLDRALERAGLDRQQLYVTKAVKHFKWEPRGKRRIHSTPRESEVRSCRPWLEAEIGAVQPALIVALGSTAASAVFGPGVRVMRDRGQVLDTRFGVPGLVTVHPSALLRAPDEASRQQAFAALVRDLEVVVAVLSGLVERS is encoded by the coding sequence ATGCAGGAGCAGCAAGAAACCACTGCCGCGCCCTTCGTGCCGCCAACGGGCGACCTCGGCGAACTGCGGGCGGCGGCGGCAGGATGCCGCGGCTGCGAGCTGTACAAGCGCGGCACCCAGACCGTGTTCGGGGCTGGTCCTGGCCACGCCCGGCTGATGCTGGTCGGAGAGCAGCCGGGTGAGCAGGAGGACGTGCAGGGGGCGCCCTTTGTTGGCCCCGCGGGCAAGATGCTTGACAGGGCACTGGAGCGCGCCGGGCTTGACCGGCAGCAACTCTACGTGACCAAAGCCGTCAAGCACTTCAAGTGGGAACCGCGCGGCAAGAGGCGCATACACTCGACCCCGCGCGAGAGCGAGGTCCGGTCCTGCCGCCCCTGGCTCGAGGCCGAGATCGGCGCTGTCCAGCCCGCGCTTATCGTCGCCCTGGGCTCGACAGCGGCGTCGGCCGTTTTCGGCCCCGGCGTCAGGGTGATGCGTGACCGGGGCCAGGTCCTCGACACGCGTTTCGGCGTGCCGGGCCTGGTGACCGTGCACCCTTCGGCCCTACTCCGTGCGCCGGACGAGGCCTCGCGTCAACAGGCTTTCGCGGCGCTGGTGCGTGACCTCGAGGTCGTGGTCGCGGTCCTCTCAGGTCTGGTGGAGAGATCCTGA
- a CDS encoding DUF922 domain-containing protein encodes MPGIAVVLALVLTACGGQQLAPGSNEAPDGPGTAGPVTRSPGSALESATSTAGERVRLSVSQSTTTYPVYGSTGDEVLAYIERFGPLDEDGQRASGVTNYSSRLDWRPGGNPRACAIASMTIEVDLRVLLPALDASAPVPADVRSRWAVFAAGVASHEQRHVDIYLAGVQRIKERMLAIPPASSCTALEAQVNEVWEGEQRALDEEQERFHAEERRRVEGLRAPIRAQIEAARARLQSLGDQISGVDSSLSSLSAQLSALRDLLAGLTSQLQAIESRYQGEALPSDVYQQYQALRGQYNALIPGYNTLVDNYNSLLGTRAELVRQAEALQGQLNDLVDEFNWTR; translated from the coding sequence TTGCCTGGCATCGCAGTAGTTCTCGCCCTCGTGCTCACGGCGTGTGGCGGGCAGCAGCTCGCGCCCGGGTCGAACGAGGCGCCGGACGGTCCGGGGACGGCTGGGCCGGTAACGCGCTCTCCCGGGTCGGCTCTCGAGTCGGCGACGTCCACGGCAGGCGAACGGGTGCGGCTCAGCGTGAGTCAGTCAACGACAACGTATCCCGTCTACGGCAGCACGGGCGATGAGGTGCTCGCTTACATCGAGCGCTTCGGGCCGCTGGACGAGGACGGCCAGCGGGCCAGCGGCGTCACGAACTACAGCTCGCGGCTGGATTGGCGGCCGGGCGGCAACCCGCGAGCCTGTGCTATCGCCTCCATGACCATAGAGGTCGACCTGCGGGTGCTGCTCCCCGCGCTCGACGCATCGGCGCCGGTCCCAGCGGACGTGCGCTCGCGCTGGGCCGTCTTCGCCGCGGGCGTAGCTTCGCATGAGCAGAGGCACGTGGACATCTACCTGGCAGGCGTCCAGCGGATCAAGGAGCGCATGCTGGCGATCCCCCCGGCGAGCAGCTGCACGGCGCTGGAGGCGCAGGTGAACGAGGTCTGGGAGGGCGAGCAGCGCGCGCTCGATGAGGAGCAGGAGCGATTTCACGCCGAGGAGCGGCGCCGTGTCGAGGGCCTGCGAGCGCCCATTCGCGCCCAGATCGAGGCGGCGCGCGCGCGCCTGCAGTCGTTGGGAGACCAGATCAGCGGCGTGGACAGTTCGCTCTCGTCGCTGTCGGCCCAGCTCTCGGCCCTGCGCGATTTGCTGGCCGGCCTCACCAGCCAGCTCCAGGCTATCGAGAGCCGTTACCAGGGAGAGGCGTTGCCCTCAGACGTGTATCAGCAGTACCAGGCCTTGCGCGGCCAGTACAACGCGCTCATCCCGGGCTACAACACGCTCGTCGATAACTACAACTCGCTGCTCGGGACGCGGGCGGAACTGGTCAGGCAGGCGGAGGCGCTGCAGGGCCAGCTCAACGACCTTGTCGACGAGTTCAACTGGACGAGATAG
- a CDS encoding transketolase has protein sequence MSAAVKRARRNIIEMIFAAQSGHPGGSLSAVEILAALYLRVMRHDPERPDWPDRDRFVLSKAHSVPVLYAFLAECGYFPAEELMTFRRINSRLQGHSKVNTVPGVEMSGGSLGQGLSYSIGQCLAARLDGRDYRVYCLLGDGELDEGQVWEAAMAAAHHQVSNLTAIVDRNHVQNDGFGDYERVSVDGRPVPGGWVRPDGHTVNIMNLEPLADKWRAFGWRVQEVDGHDVHALVEALERAKGSLGGPSVIIAHTVKGKGVSFMENNPAFHGKAPNPEERERALAEIGV, from the coding sequence ATATCGGCAGCTGTAAAGCGGGCGCGGCGCAACATCATCGAGATGATTTTCGCCGCGCAGAGCGGGCATCCCGGGGGCTCCCTGTCGGCCGTCGAGATACTTGCCGCCCTCTACCTGCGCGTGATGCGCCATGACCCGGAGCGACCGGACTGGCCCGACCGCGACCGCTTCGTGCTGAGCAAGGCCCACAGCGTCCCCGTGTTGTACGCGTTCCTGGCCGAGTGTGGCTATTTCCCGGCGGAAGAGCTGATGACGTTCCGGCGCATCAACAGCCGCCTCCAGGGCCACAGCAAGGTCAACACCGTACCTGGTGTCGAGATGTCGGGCGGATCGCTGGGCCAGGGGCTCTCGTACTCCATCGGTCAGTGCCTTGCAGCAAGGCTGGACGGACGGGACTACCGGGTCTACTGCCTTCTTGGCGACGGCGAACTGGATGAGGGGCAGGTCTGGGAGGCCGCCATGGCGGCCGCTCACCACCAGGTGTCCAACCTCACGGCGATCGTCGACCGTAACCACGTCCAGAACGACGGCTTTGGCGACTACGAGCGCGTTTCGGTCGACGGCCGGCCCGTCCCGGGCGGCTGGGTGCGGCCCGACGGGCACACCGTGAACATCATGAACCTGGAGCCTTTGGCGGATAAGTGGCGCGCCTTCGGCTGGCGGGTGCAGGAGGTCGATGGCCACGACGTCCACGCCCTGGTGGAGGCGCTGGAGCGCGCGAAGGGCAGCCTCGGAGGTCCGAGCGTGATCATCGCGCACACGGTAAAGGGCAAGGGCGTGAGCTTCATGGAGAACAACCCCGCCTTCCACGGCAAGGCCCCGAACCCGGAGGAGAGGGAGCGGGCGCTGGCGGAGATCGGCGTATGA
- a CDS encoding transketolase C-terminal domain-containing protein, which produces MTTTQQPPAATREAFGPTLVRLAQEGLDIVVCDADLGVSTTAATFGKAFPQRFFTLGPAEANMIGIAAGLAAEGKVAWASTFAVFMPGRCFDQIRVSVAQPNLNVKLFASHGGISVGEDGISAQAIEDLALMCSLLNFTVVVPADVNETASAVEAASRAKGPFYIRAGRPKIPVIYEPGHKITLGKADRLREGRDVTIVASGIMVKMALDAAATLAERGIEARVLNMSTLRPLDGEALERAARETGAIVTAEEHLVHCGLGALVAQHLAARAPVPMGFVGMKDRYAESGRWDELLQKYDLTPDAIVRECEAVVRRKA; this is translated from the coding sequence ATGACGACGACGCAGCAACCGCCCGCCGCCACGCGAGAAGCCTTCGGCCCGACCCTGGTGCGTCTCGCCCAGGAAGGACTCGATATCGTGGTCTGCGACGCCGACCTCGGCGTCTCGACGACGGCGGCTACGTTCGGCAAGGCCTTCCCGCAGCGCTTCTTCACGCTGGGGCCGGCCGAGGCGAACATGATCGGCATCGCCGCCGGGCTCGCGGCCGAGGGCAAAGTCGCCTGGGCGAGCACTTTCGCCGTCTTCATGCCCGGACGATGCTTCGACCAGATCCGCGTGAGCGTCGCGCAGCCCAACCTCAATGTGAAGCTGTTCGCCAGTCACGGCGGGATATCGGTGGGCGAAGACGGCATCTCGGCCCAGGCGATCGAGGACCTTGCCCTGATGTGCTCGCTCCTGAACTTCACTGTCGTCGTGCCCGCGGACGTGAACGAGACGGCGAGCGCGGTCGAGGCGGCGTCGAGGGCGAAGGGACCGTTCTACATACGCGCCGGCCGTCCGAAGATCCCCGTCATCTATGAGCCCGGGCACAAAATCACCCTCGGCAAGGCAGACCGGCTGCGCGAGGGCCGCGACGTGACCATCGTCGCCAGCGGCATCATGGTGAAGATGGCCTTGGACGCGGCGGCGACGCTGGCGGAGAGAGGGATCGAGGCCAGGGTGCTGAATATGTCCACATTGCGCCCGCTGGACGGTGAGGCCCTGGAGAGGGCGGCGCGCGAGACAGGCGCCATCGTGACGGCCGAGGAGCACCTCGTGCACTGCGGGCTCGGAGCGCTGGTGGCGCAGCACCTGGCCGCGCGGGCGCCTGTGCCGATGGGCTTCGTGGGCATGAAAGACCGCTACGCAGAGTCCGGCAGGTGGGACGAGCTACTCCAGAAGTACGACCTCACTCCGGACGCCATCGTGCGCGAATGCGAGGCGGTGGTCCGGCGCAAGGCGTAG
- a CDS encoding ABC transporter substrate-binding protein: MKRESYWERFRLASISRRRAIQGVAMAGAGAAAIGLVGCGGGDDAGDKGPKDSSGLLGERVDTSNIAVRGGTMQSLTTSDVTSFDPLTSQSFTTQVAAGWVYSRILKNIPGYKVPSTRDVEGDLAESWEVSGDKLQITFKLRPNAKWDARAPTNGRAVSAEDIVFSWERYANLSPYRANLARAASPDAPIESMSAPDSRTLVVKLGAPDSSVLAGLSSTSDLYIIPKEADGGFDPRREMRGSSAWFLEKYEPSVGFTWARNPNWYRTDRPFLDKYDQPIVSEYASGLSQFRAGNVFIFAVQDTDILQTKRDIPALLMLQGNFNLLWFNSWFGYEGNSPFRDERMRQAVAMSYDRDLWIEAIYNTQAFEDVGLPVAKRWHSHLSSGLDGWWLDPQDEKAFGANAKYFRYDPAEAKKLISAAGYNGAEIPIYHISTSQYGRNFVDQANIQIGFLNEVGIKTKVNNPDYQTVWLSNYYYGKGAFEGMAIGADNTDADVGNFMFARFHPKGPRFKGFDPSGRNPTAGDPEVTKLLEEIKREFDTEKRKEIAKRYQQYMAKAMYAVPFPGQAAGFSLTWPCVGNAGVFLAGSNYGGGTETAIHLWLDRTKPPFKT; the protein is encoded by the coding sequence ATGAAGCGGGAGTCCTATTGGGAGCGGTTCCGTCTTGCGAGCATCAGCAGGCGAAGGGCCATTCAGGGCGTCGCCATGGCGGGGGCTGGCGCCGCTGCTATCGGCCTGGTCGGCTGCGGCGGCGGCGACGACGCGGGCGATAAGGGACCCAAGGACAGCTCTGGCCTGCTCGGCGAGCGAGTCGACACGTCCAACATAGCCGTCCGCGGCGGCACGATGCAGTCCCTGACGACTTCCGACGTCACCTCCTTTGACCCGTTGACCTCGCAGTCGTTCACCACCCAGGTCGCCGCCGGCTGGGTCTATAGCCGCATCCTCAAGAACATTCCCGGCTATAAGGTACCCTCGACGCGCGATGTCGAAGGCGACCTCGCCGAGAGCTGGGAGGTCTCGGGGGACAAGCTCCAAATCACCTTCAAGCTGCGCCCGAACGCCAAGTGGGATGCGAGGGCGCCGACTAACGGCCGGGCCGTCAGCGCCGAGGACATCGTCTTCTCCTGGGAGCGCTACGCGAACCTATCGCCATATCGGGCCAATCTCGCGCGCGCGGCCAGCCCGGACGCGCCGATCGAGTCTATGTCCGCTCCGGATTCGAGGACTCTGGTCGTAAAGCTCGGCGCTCCGGACTCCAGTGTCCTCGCGGGACTGTCCTCCACTTCGGACCTCTACATAATTCCGAAGGAGGCGGACGGCGGCTTTGACCCGCGGCGGGAGATGCGCGGCTCGAGCGCCTGGTTCCTGGAGAAGTACGAACCGTCGGTGGGCTTCACCTGGGCCCGAAACCCGAACTGGTACCGGACAGACCGCCCGTTCCTCGACAAGTACGACCAGCCGATCGTCAGCGAATACGCTTCGGGGCTGTCGCAATTCCGTGCCGGCAACGTCTTCATCTTCGCCGTGCAGGACACCGACATCCTCCAGACGAAGCGCGACATCCCCGCGCTCCTGATGCTCCAGGGCAACTTCAACCTACTGTGGTTCAACTCCTGGTTCGGATACGAGGGCAACTCGCCCTTCAGGGACGAGCGCATGCGCCAGGCAGTCGCGATGTCTTATGACCGCGACCTCTGGATCGAGGCCATCTACAACACCCAGGCGTTCGAGGACGTCGGTCTACCTGTCGCGAAGCGCTGGCACAGCCACCTCTCCTCCGGCCTTGACGGCTGGTGGCTGGACCCGCAGGACGAGAAGGCCTTCGGCGCCAACGCCAAGTACTTCAGGTACGACCCGGCCGAGGCGAAGAAGCTGATCTCCGCCGCCGGCTACAACGGGGCAGAGATACCCATCTACCACATCTCCACCTCCCAGTACGGCCGCAACTTCGTCGACCAAGCCAACATCCAGATCGGCTTCCTGAACGAGGTCGGCATCAAGACCAAGGTCAACAATCCCGACTACCAGACGGTCTGGCTGAGCAACTACTACTACGGCAAGGGCGCCTTCGAAGGCATGGCCATTGGCGCGGACAACACGGACGCCGATGTCGGCAACTTCATGTTCGCCCGCTTCCATCCCAAGGGCCCGCGCTTCAAGGGCTTCGACCCCAGCGGCCGCAACCCGACAGCGGGAGACCCCGAGGTCACGAAGCTACTGGAGGAGATCAAGCGCGAATTCGATACCGAGAAGCGCAAGGAGATCGCCAAGCGCTACCAGCAGTACATGGCCAAGGCCATGTACGCGGTGCCGTTCCCCGGGCAGGCCGCCGGTTTCAGCCTCACCTGGCCCTGCGTCGGCAACGCCGGTGTCTTCCTCGCGGGCTCCAACTATGGCGGCGGCACGGAGACGGCCATCCACCTCTGGCTCGACCGCACAAAGCCGCCCTTCAAGACGTAG
- a CDS encoding glycosyltransferase, whose amino-acid sequence MPGELPGRPLRLAVLANFDSPHAWRWIKVFIARGHDVHAISYYPPGRELPGAVVHALASSERGPAGARGEGGPVRRAASRIPPSLMRLANALRFRRAGLSRLLAEIKPDLLHAHYVVEHGFYAAMSGFEPLVLSAWGSDLYNAPRTPAGAAIARYALRRAALVTGNDPALVREAVHLGVPAERAAVIRLGLDRDWLDAPLLSVNAGRDSSPPTVASTRALEPLYNIDVVLRAFALLRRRLPSARLVVANDGSQRPRLERLAAGLGLGFSVSFIGQASQARLRELLNASHVYVSVPSSDSFPLSTMEAMTAGAFPVVSDLPSQDGWITHGVNGLRVPVRDIDALATSLHLALTDDVLRRGAVEPNRERVRQQGDLERNMLLMERHYYRVAGHPLAEGAI is encoded by the coding sequence ATGCCCGGCGAGCTCCCCGGGCGGCCCCTCCGCCTCGCCGTGCTGGCCAACTTCGACTCACCGCACGCCTGGCGATGGATCAAGGTCTTCATAGCCCGGGGCCATGACGTCCACGCGATCAGCTATTACCCACCGGGGCGAGAGCTGCCGGGCGCCGTGGTACACGCCCTCGCCTCTTCGGAGCGCGGGCCCGCGGGCGCCCGGGGAGAGGGCGGCCCCGTCCGCCGGGCCGCCTCCCGCATCCCGCCCTCCCTGATGCGGCTCGCTAATGCGCTGCGGTTTCGAAGGGCGGGCCTGAGCCGCCTCCTGGCGGAGATCAAACCCGACCTCCTCCACGCCCACTACGTGGTCGAGCATGGCTTCTACGCCGCCATGTCGGGATTCGAACCACTGGTCTTGAGCGCCTGGGGCTCGGACCTCTACAACGCGCCGCGGACGCCGGCCGGCGCGGCGATTGCGCGCTACGCCCTCCGGAGGGCGGCGCTGGTCACGGGCAACGATCCCGCCCTGGTGCGCGAGGCGGTCCACCTCGGCGTGCCGGCCGAGCGGGCCGCGGTGATCCGGCTCGGCCTGGACCGGGACTGGCTCGACGCGCCACTGCTCAGCGTCAATGCCGGCCGCGACAGCAGCCCGCCGACGGTGGCGAGCACGCGCGCCCTCGAGCCCCTGTACAACATCGACGTGGTGCTGCGGGCGTTCGCCCTCCTCCGGAGGCGACTTCCCTCCGCCCGGCTCGTCGTGGCAAACGACGGCTCGCAGCGGCCGCGCCTGGAACGCCTCGCTGCCGGCCTGGGCCTCGGCTTCTCCGTCTCCTTCATCGGACAGGCAAGCCAGGCACGGCTGCGCGAGCTGCTAAACGCCTCCCATGTCTACGTCTCCGTGCCGTCGTCCGATTCGTTCCCCCTCAGCACCATGGAGGCGATGACCGCGGGCGCCTTTCCGGTCGTCTCGGACCTGCCCAGCCAGGACGGGTGGATCACTCATGGCGTCAACGGCCTGCGCGTGCCGGTGCGCGACATCGACGCTCTCGCCACGAGTCTCCACCTCGCGCTTACGGACGACGTCCTGCGCCGCGGAGCCGTGGAGCCGAACCGGGAAAGGGTACGCCAGCAGGGCGACCTGGAACGGAACATGCTTCTGATGGAACGCCACTACTATCGCGTCGCCGGGCATCCCCTGGCGGAGGGCGCCATCTGA